Proteins encoded within one genomic window of Mesobacillus subterraneus:
- a CDS encoding dynamin family protein: MTFEEQLIKKSYFETYMESGNRSHPVRVLSELYLEEQKNDMPDLAYIRFAQGEVYFHNKDFEAAIFKWENITNEFEPWAKKNMGDAFLELGLLASAEELYLSIETDSNVLKIESGLQLLSLYIEQGKLEKAVAVIKKSVSLDPDYPGVTEIARAFFEEHNDWDNAVELAVNEGVRTGSPKWFNVLNQYVEQGHTAQFAPDYFNEALSVLFQVDRSRFEQLAVSLWESYKGQTSYMTWLREFNQLFSGMDGKRKDGWTHLSAVYQDTYFELINGDRLIKEISPLIPEMLTNWLKITSPVNSLVSASSIIAWNEVFPGAITSSAIHDAENLVLNSREYHNGYQDSMQLFKTIIEWAENHEIEVGNRIKWMVQELQESNVHNLLVTGISGNGKSSFVNTIVGEELITAPTAAVIRFKQEENPEIQEITDTDVRQITDIEDFKKAAGVRRQNHKNETIIDFKAEFPFLRDHELALIDTPGINSNNYDKHPLYNYLRFADSLLFVLNANDPFTEKEREVLLKISEYFPDLPIHFLLNKIDVIYSQQEVIDVFDQTWAEISQYYPDSKMFAFSSNYDTGKQLRDFSDFIQTNRSTVDFEQERTAKLQFFVRRAITYLLDKRIEIENNHIESISWNEEMVSKLNGALNQLGDIEEEKSLSIQKSYRKIKDETRAEIIEKIPDILRGCSEWVKEDSDFGKIHAEMDEEMNKRIQEYLNGTVLPKFHEDLRGWIHHSKDEFDQSQNYLNEMAEGFNAMYGDERICLDCDFRVLDDWRRDADRMTNGVHYEKVNIMNRSTPQQFFLKSAGKLLGVLPQNNAMLYNRYKTYLETEDYYEIGVTTAKRFLQQFEIFEKSIERDVNLFFKKPFNELEVAVEEAKSDIEFGKNELEKMRINPELYRDPLTLYEVKLRQFEWMTAAGRG, encoded by the coding sequence ATGACATTTGAAGAGCAATTAATCAAAAAGTCTTATTTTGAAACTTATATGGAATCAGGAAACAGGTCACATCCTGTTCGTGTTCTCAGTGAGCTATACCTTGAAGAGCAGAAGAATGATATGCCGGATTTAGCATATATCCGTTTTGCTCAGGGAGAGGTTTATTTTCACAATAAAGATTTTGAAGCAGCGATTTTTAAGTGGGAGAACATCACGAATGAATTCGAGCCGTGGGCGAAAAAGAACATGGGTGATGCCTTCCTCGAGCTTGGTTTGCTTGCTTCCGCTGAGGAGCTGTACCTGTCAATTGAAACAGATAGCAATGTGCTGAAAATAGAGAGCGGCCTTCAGCTTTTATCTCTCTACATAGAGCAGGGAAAGCTTGAAAAAGCAGTTGCTGTCATCAAGAAATCAGTGTCACTTGATCCAGATTATCCTGGTGTAACGGAGATTGCCCGTGCGTTCTTTGAAGAGCATAATGACTGGGATAATGCAGTCGAGCTGGCAGTCAATGAAGGTGTGCGAACCGGTTCGCCTAAGTGGTTCAATGTTTTGAATCAATATGTAGAACAGGGACACACCGCTCAGTTCGCACCGGATTACTTTAATGAAGCATTATCTGTTCTTTTCCAGGTGGACAGAAGCCGGTTTGAACAACTGGCGGTATCCCTGTGGGAAAGCTATAAGGGTCAAACTTCTTATATGACTTGGCTCAGGGAATTCAACCAATTATTCAGCGGAATGGACGGCAAGAGAAAAGACGGATGGACACATCTGTCAGCGGTCTATCAGGACACATATTTTGAGCTGATTAATGGAGATCGATTAATCAAGGAAATTTCACCGTTGATCCCTGAAATGCTTACCAATTGGCTGAAAATCACAAGTCCTGTTAACAGTCTTGTATCGGCATCGTCTATTATTGCGTGGAATGAGGTATTTCCAGGTGCCATCACCTCGTCCGCGATTCACGATGCAGAAAATCTTGTGCTGAATTCTCGCGAGTATCATAATGGTTATCAGGATAGCATGCAGCTATTCAAGACGATCATTGAATGGGCTGAAAATCATGAGATAGAGGTCGGCAACCGGATTAAGTGGATGGTCCAGGAGCTGCAGGAATCCAATGTTCATAATCTGTTGGTTACCGGAATATCAGGCAACGGGAAATCATCCTTCGTCAACACCATTGTTGGGGAAGAACTGATAACGGCACCAACTGCTGCTGTCATCCGGTTCAAGCAGGAGGAGAATCCGGAAATCCAGGAGATTACGGATACAGACGTCCGCCAAATAACGGATATCGAGGACTTCAAGAAAGCGGCAGGAGTTCGCCGTCAGAACCATAAAAATGAAACAATCATTGATTTCAAAGCAGAGTTCCCATTCCTGCGGGATCACGAATTAGCACTGATTGATACTCCTGGAATCAACAGTAACAACTATGACAAGCATCCATTGTACAATTACTTGAGATTTGCTGATAGTCTGCTTTTTGTGCTCAATGCAAATGATCCTTTTACGGAAAAAGAAAGGGAAGTCCTCTTGAAAATTTCAGAGTACTTCCCTGATCTCCCTATACATTTCCTGTTGAATAAAATAGATGTGATATACAGTCAGCAGGAGGTAATTGATGTTTTTGACCAGACATGGGCTGAAATCAGCCAATACTATCCTGATTCGAAAATGTTTGCTTTCTCATCTAACTATGATACAGGCAAGCAACTGAGGGATTTCTCTGATTTCATCCAAACAAACAGAAGTACAGTCGACTTCGAGCAAGAGCGGACCGCCAAACTGCAATTCTTCGTCAGAAGGGCGATCACGTACTTACTTGATAAACGAATCGAAATTGAGAATAATCATATAGAATCAATCAGCTGGAATGAAGAAATGGTGAGCAAGCTTAACGGAGCCCTCAACCAGCTGGGAGATATTGAGGAAGAAAAGTCACTTTCCATCCAGAAGTCATACCGAAAAATCAAGGATGAAACCCGTGCGGAAATCATCGAGAAGATTCCTGATATATTGCGTGGGTGTTCGGAATGGGTGAAGGAGGACAGCGATTTCGGAAAAATACATGCCGAAATGGACGAAGAAATGAACAAGAGAATCCAGGAATACCTCAATGGAACCGTGCTGCCGAAATTCCATGAAGATTTACGAGGATGGATTCATCATTCGAAGGACGAATTCGACCAAAGCCAAAACTATCTGAATGAAATGGCCGAGGGATTTAACGCGATGTATGGAGATGAAAGGATTTGTCTCGACTGTGATTTCAGGGTACTAGATGATTGGCGCCGCGATGCCGACCGGATGACGAACGGTGTCCATTATGAGAAGGTCAACATCATGAACCGCTCGACTCCTCAGCAGTTCTTCTTGAAAAGCGCTGGAAAACTGCTCGGTGTACTTCCGCAAAACAATGCGATGCTTTATAACAGATACAAAACCTATCTCGAGACTGAAGATTATTATGAAATCGGCGTAACCACTGCAAAAAGATTTCTGCAGCAATTCGAGATTTTTGAAAAATCGATTGAACGCGACGTGAACCTATTCTTCAAAAAACCGTTCAACGAACTCGAAGTAGCCGTTGAAGAAGCAAAATCTGATATCGAGTTTGGAAAGAACGAACTTGAAAAAATGAGAATTAACCCTGAACTGTACCGTGACCCATTAACACTTTATGAAGTAAAACTTCGCCAGTTTGAGTGGATGACCGCAGCAGGCAGGGGTTAA
- a CDS encoding QcrA and Rieske domain-containing protein, whose product MSDDKKQNRHEDDKDMIKLIDNLNRKDDVHLNRRAFLKASFGATVAIGLATTPFGIFTFLRDENGEVKRVEITDIEELAVGESRNFNYPTKNEPAILVRTPEDKFVAYNNKCTHLQCPVFYEHKENVLLCPCHKGYFNVDSGQPMAGPPQRELPKILLEIKDGKVFAVGREVRHG is encoded by the coding sequence ATGAGTGATGATAAAAAGCAGAACCGTCATGAAGATGATAAAGATATGATCAAGCTGATCGATAACCTGAACAGGAAAGACGATGTCCATTTGAATAGAAGGGCGTTTTTGAAAGCTTCGTTTGGTGCGACTGTCGCCATTGGACTTGCGACGACTCCATTCGGAATCTTTACATTCCTGCGCGATGAAAACGGAGAAGTGAAGCGGGTAGAAATCACGGATATCGAAGAGTTGGCAGTGGGGGAATCCAGGAACTTCAACTATCCGACGAAAAATGAACCAGCCATTTTGGTGAGAACACCGGAGGACAAATTTGTCGCGTACAATAATAAATGTACTCACCTTCAATGCCCAGTCTTTTATGAGCATAAGGAAAATGTCTTGCTGTGCCCTTGCCACAAAGGTTATTTCAATGTAGACAGCGGCCAGCCAATGGCAGGACCGCCACAGCGTGAGCTTCCAAAAATCCTTCTTGAAATCAAAGATGGCAAAGTGTTTGCAGTAGGGAGGGAAGTAAGGCATGGATAA
- a CDS encoding Mrp/NBP35 family ATP-binding protein, translating to MLKGNVLAVTSGKGGVGKSSLSVNLALALQKLGKSVAIIDLDIYGFSVPKILNIDAKPKTFNGKIIPVEAHGIKVMSMGFLVKDNEPIVWRGPMLGKMIQHFTEDVLWGEMDYFILDMPPGTGDVALDMHLMIPQSKEIVVTTPHKAASFVAERAGSMAIKSKHEVIGVVENMSYFKPEDSDQKYFIFGKGGGEELAAQLGTDLLGQLPIQEADENSETPAIAPGNTPLFNEYLNLAEKIHAKF from the coding sequence ATGTTAAAAGGAAATGTGCTGGCTGTGACAAGCGGAAAAGGCGGAGTCGGGAAGTCTTCACTATCAGTAAATCTTGCGCTCGCGCTGCAAAAGCTTGGCAAGTCAGTCGCGATCATCGACCTTGATATATACGGATTCAGTGTACCGAAAATCCTGAATATAGATGCAAAACCAAAGACGTTCAACGGAAAAATCATTCCGGTTGAGGCGCACGGCATTAAAGTAATGTCCATGGGCTTCCTAGTGAAGGACAATGAACCGATCGTCTGGCGCGGACCGATGCTCGGCAAAATGATTCAGCATTTTACCGAAGATGTCCTCTGGGGAGAAATGGATTACTTCATTCTTGATATGCCTCCTGGGACGGGGGATGTTGCTTTAGATATGCACCTGATGATCCCGCAAAGCAAGGAAATCGTCGTGACGACACCGCATAAAGCTGCTTCATTCGTGGCGGAACGCGCCGGATCAATGGCAATCAAGAGCAAGCATGAAGTCATCGGAGTGGTCGAAAACATGTCTTATTTCAAGCCTGAGGACAGCGACCAGAAATATTTCATTTTTGGAAAAGGCGGCGGCGAGGAACTGGCAGCACAATTAGGTACGGATTTGCTCGGGCAGCTGCCGATACAAGAAGCGGATGAGAATAGTGAGACACCTGCGATTGCGCCGGGAAATACACCGCTATTCAATGAATATCTAAACCTGGCAGAAAAAATACATGCTAAGTTTTAG
- a CDS encoding 4Fe-4S dicluster domain-containing protein produces MNKIMYLEFERCIGCRACQAACRECGDHDAKERNYVEYVDFTESRQTFPMLCMQCKDPACARVCPANAIQITDEGVVLSAMEEKCIGCRNCTFGCPFGIPKFDFETNKMYKCDMCYDRTRHDIAPMCASVCPSDAIRFIDFDEMQQLRRKRTQMNLVEGKKPQEGNKWDYVPEFFGVYTDSQS; encoded by the coding sequence ATGAATAAAATAATGTATCTTGAATTTGAGCGCTGTATAGGATGCCGTGCCTGCCAGGCAGCCTGCCGTGAGTGTGGGGACCATGATGCTAAGGAACGGAACTATGTAGAATATGTAGACTTCACTGAATCTCGCCAGACATTTCCGATGCTGTGCATGCAATGTAAAGACCCTGCATGTGCGCGCGTCTGCCCGGCAAACGCCATTCAGATCACGGACGAAGGTGTCGTGTTGTCAGCGATGGAAGAAAAATGTATCGGCTGCCGCAACTGTACATTCGGCTGCCCATTCGGTATCCCGAAATTCGATTTCGAAACGAACAAAATGTACAAATGCGATATGTGCTATGACAGAACTCGTCATGATATCGCGCCAATGTGTGCATCTGTTTGCCCGAGTGACGCGATCCGCTTCATCGACTTTGATGAGATGCAGCAATTGCGCAGAAAACGTACCCAGATGAACCTGGTTGAAGGCAAAAAGCCGCAAGAGGGCAACAAATGGGATTACGTACCTGAATTCTTTGGTGTTTATACTGATTCACAGTCATAA
- a CDS encoding MFS transporter, with protein MYKFEKSFYSKTSMYSFVVVMILFFSMWYSTSKFVHIDMALLGYAISSAVFAIGLTIRMSFWMWRKATSKVAKRSVDNLFNKERLKRNSKALIKTLIDNIILQKFIFKRGIYRGIQHFMISWGCIISFAITFGLTFGWMRFDLIDPETYQIIVFDMPTITMAAHGVFAEIVYNGLNIGAIMVLIGAGMALYRRITDYDVKVTQRFEFDILPLIILLAVTVTGLILTIQYTFLDGWMHHYMSLIHQVTVIIMLMYFPFGKLFHVPIRPLATAVPMSYQEVVKVDTKSCKSCGQPYSNDDQIADVQAILKSQNFDLQLADGSYLSDYCTGCRRRMRALKQMNLEAPQGNPYGPVSTSNGIHISGFSKKRSEEFYGLEQDSKEEKVDEPVSR; from the coding sequence TTGTACAAATTCGAGAAATCTTTTTACTCCAAAACAAGCATGTATTCCTTTGTCGTTGTAATGATCTTGTTTTTCTCAATGTGGTATTCAACATCGAAGTTTGTCCATATCGATATGGCGCTTCTGGGATATGCAATCTCATCAGCCGTCTTTGCGATTGGCCTGACAATCAGGATGAGCTTCTGGATGTGGCGAAAAGCCACTAGCAAGGTGGCGAAGCGAAGCGTTGATAACCTTTTTAATAAAGAAAGATTGAAACGCAATTCAAAAGCACTAATCAAAACATTGATTGATAATATCATTTTGCAAAAATTCATTTTCAAGCGCGGGATCTACCGCGGAATTCAGCACTTCATGATTTCATGGGGCTGCATCATTTCATTCGCTATCACATTCGGACTTACATTCGGATGGATGCGTTTCGACCTGATTGACCCGGAAACATACCAAATCATCGTTTTCGACATGCCGACCATCACGATGGCGGCTCACGGAGTTTTCGCTGAAATCGTCTATAACGGTTTGAACATCGGCGCGATCATGGTGTTAATCGGAGCGGGGATGGCCCTCTACCGACGCATCACTGATTATGACGTAAAAGTAACCCAGCGATTCGAGTTCGACATTCTGCCATTGATCATTCTATTGGCAGTGACAGTAACAGGCTTGATCCTGACAATTCAGTACACATTCCTTGATGGCTGGATGCATCATTATATGTCACTCATCCATCAGGTAACAGTCATCATCATGCTAATGTACTTCCCATTCGGAAAACTGTTCCACGTGCCAATCAGGCCGCTGGCTACAGCCGTACCAATGAGTTATCAAGAGGTGGTCAAAGTGGATACGAAATCATGTAAAAGCTGCGGACAGCCTTACAGCAATGATGACCAGATTGCGGATGTCCAGGCGATTTTAAAAAGCCAGAACTTCGACCTGCAGCTTGCGGACGGATCTTATCTTTCAGATTATTGCACAGGCTGCCGCCGCAGGATGAGAGCATTGAAACAAATGAATCTTGAAGCACCGCAAGGCAACCCATACGGACCGGTAAGCACAAGCAACGGAATTCATATATCAGGCTTCAGCAAAAAACGTTCGGAAGAATTTTACGGACTTGAACAGGATTCAAAGGAGGAAAAAGTAGATGAGCCAGTTTCTCGTTAA
- a CDS encoding NADPH:quinone oxidoreductase family protein, producing MLDNFKAFMVNKTDNDFSAEVQTIGLDDLPAGEVVIKVAYSSVNYKDGLASIPNGKIVRSYPFVPGIDLAGTVVRSDDSSFKEGDKVIATSYEIGVSHYGGFSEFARIPAKWIVPLPDGLSFKEAMVYGTAGFTAALSVHRLEENGLKPDNGKVLVTGATGGVGSVAVSMLAKRGYHVVASTGKASEHNYLREIGAAEIISREELAGEKIKPLDKQLWAAAVDPVGGKTLSSILSKLDYNGSVAVSGLTGGTDVPTTVFPFILRGINLLGIDSVYCPMETRKLLWQRMATDLKPEGLLETIQNEVELEELPGVLSSILKGENRGRTIVKI from the coding sequence ATATTGGATAATTTCAAAGCTTTTATGGTGAATAAGACAGATAATGATTTTTCAGCAGAAGTACAAACGATTGGACTCGATGATTTACCTGCCGGTGAAGTGGTGATCAAGGTTGCTTACTCCAGTGTCAACTATAAAGACGGGCTTGCTAGCATCCCGAATGGCAAGATTGTCAGGTCCTATCCGTTCGTCCCTGGCATCGACCTTGCCGGTACGGTTGTCCGTTCAGATGACAGTTCCTTCAAGGAAGGTGATAAAGTCATCGCCACCAGTTATGAAATAGGGGTTTCCCACTATGGAGGATTCAGTGAATTTGCAAGGATTCCAGCAAAATGGATTGTCCCATTGCCTGATGGTTTGAGTTTTAAGGAAGCGATGGTTTATGGAACAGCCGGATTCACTGCAGCATTGTCCGTACACCGACTGGAGGAAAATGGATTGAAACCGGACAACGGAAAAGTCCTGGTGACCGGTGCAACTGGCGGAGTCGGCAGCGTGGCTGTGTCGATGCTCGCAAAACGTGGCTATCATGTTGTAGCAAGCACAGGTAAAGCATCGGAGCATAACTACCTTCGTGAGATTGGCGCAGCCGAAATCATCAGCCGCGAAGAGCTTGCCGGTGAAAAAATAAAGCCCCTGGATAAGCAACTTTGGGCGGCAGCTGTTGACCCTGTTGGTGGCAAAACTTTGTCCTCGATCCTGAGCAAGCTCGATTATAATGGATCTGTCGCAGTCAGCGGCCTTACCGGCGGAACGGACGTCCCAACAACTGTGTTCCCGTTCATCCTTAGAGGCATCAACCTTTTGGGCATCGATTCAGTTTACTGTCCAATGGAGACACGAAAGCTTCTCTGGCAGCGGATGGCTACAGACTTAAAGCCTGAAGGTTTACTGGAAACCATTCAAAATGAAGTAGAATTAGAAGAACTTCCTGGCGTTCTTTCCAGCATCTTAAAGGGCGAGAACCGCGGGCGTACGATTGTGAAAATCTAG
- a CDS encoding histidine phosphatase family protein, whose amino-acid sequence MIRHGESEGDILQVHEGRADLLLTDRGRRQAKEMATVVKEKYMPEVIWASTLKRARETAEILSREIGIPVIEDENLREYNNGVLAGLPYTEAKLRYPEPEGGRKPHEPIEDGESDLEFRFRAQTVFSKILTESSGRKRIAFVSHGGMISNLLRTLLNLPVSNDIYFPTGDTGIHLLKIKEGQKTVLFLNDCVHLAKVDDEQLAAQN is encoded by the coding sequence TTGATCAGGCATGGTGAATCGGAAGGGGATATTCTGCAGGTGCATGAGGGACGGGCGGATTTGTTGCTGACAGATCGTGGCCGCAGGCAGGCAAAGGAAATGGCGACAGTTGTAAAAGAAAAATACATGCCCGAGGTCATCTGGGCAAGTACATTGAAGAGAGCGCGTGAGACAGCTGAAATCCTCAGCAGGGAAATAGGGATTCCAGTGATTGAGGATGAGAATTTAAGAGAATACAATAATGGGGTTCTGGCAGGGTTGCCCTATACAGAGGCCAAGCTCCGCTATCCTGAGCCAGAAGGAGGGCGAAAACCGCATGAACCAATCGAGGATGGGGAATCAGATCTCGAGTTCCGCTTCCGAGCACAAACGGTATTTTCAAAAATATTAACTGAAAGTTCAGGAAGGAAGAGAATAGCATTCGTCTCCCATGGAGGAATGATTTCCAACCTGCTGAGGACACTCTTGAATCTGCCGGTTTCAAATGATATCTATTTTCCGACAGGAGACACTGGAATTCATTTGCTTAAGATAAAAGAAGGTCAAAAAACAGTACTGTTTCTAAATGACTGCGTCCATCTGGCAAAAGTGGATGACGAGCAGCTGGCAGCACAAAATTAA
- a CDS encoding threonine/serine exporter family protein, producing MIYLEQLITSFIASAAFGIIFNAPRESLVKCGISGMVGWIVYFALDTNGFGTIFATLMASFLIAVVSQVFAKAYRTPIIIFSVAGVIPLVPGGLAYDAMRNFVENDYSTALSLAAKASMISGAIAVGLVFSEVINQVIRRSNLGPVK from the coding sequence ATGATTTATTTAGAACAACTAATAACAAGTTTTATAGCGTCCGCTGCGTTTGGAATCATTTTCAACGCACCGAGAGAATCTTTGGTCAAATGCGGCATTTCCGGGATGGTTGGCTGGATCGTTTATTTTGCGCTGGATACCAACGGTTTCGGAACGATTTTCGCCACGTTGATGGCTTCATTCTTAATTGCCGTTGTCAGCCAGGTGTTCGCGAAGGCCTACCGGACGCCGATCATTATTTTTAGCGTTGCCGGGGTTATTCCTTTAGTACCGGGCGGACTGGCATATGATGCGATGAGGAATTTCGTGGAGAATGATTACAGTACTGCCTTGTCTTTAGCAGCAAAAGCCTCAATGATTTCCGGGGCGATTGCCGTCGGTCTTGTGTTTTCTGAGGTAATCAATCAGGTGATAAGAAGGTCAAACCTCGGTCCTGTAAAATAG
- a CDS encoding threonine/serine exporter family protein — protein sequence MENQDQTFEVMRACMLAGKIMLQSGAETYRVEDTMSRMASAFGIDKTHSYVTPTGIIFSVEGVGPERTKLVRISDRTTDLRKVAMVNSVSRRITSGEVGLQEACKLLVEIEEANLTYSFIIQILAAAIASGCFTIMFMGSWLDFLPSMAAGGIGFFLVVYFHRIVPVKFFAEFLSSFFIGMISFFFVKFGLGQELDKIIIGSVMPLVPGLLITNAVRDLMAGHLVSGLSKGAEALLTAFAIGSGIAAILSFL from the coding sequence ATGGAGAATCAGGATCAAACATTTGAAGTGATGCGCGCATGCATGCTAGCAGGAAAAATCATGCTTCAGAGTGGCGCTGAGACATATCGGGTGGAAGATACGATGTCGCGGATGGCTTCCGCTTTTGGTATTGATAAGACGCATAGCTATGTAACGCCAACCGGCATTATTTTTTCAGTAGAAGGGGTAGGCCCCGAACGGACAAAGCTGGTACGTATATCTGACCGGACAACCGATTTAAGGAAGGTGGCGATGGTCAACAGTGTTTCGCGAAGAATCACCAGCGGCGAGGTTGGATTGCAGGAGGCCTGCAAGCTCCTTGTGGAGATTGAAGAAGCAAACCTGACCTATTCGTTTATAATCCAAATCCTGGCGGCAGCGATCGCGAGCGGTTGTTTTACAATCATGTTCATGGGAAGCTGGCTTGACTTCCTTCCTTCGATGGCTGCAGGTGGTATAGGTTTCTTCCTTGTCGTTTATTTTCACCGGATCGTTCCGGTTAAATTTTTCGCAGAATTCCTGTCTTCCTTTTTTATTGGAATGATATCGTTTTTCTTTGTGAAATTCGGGCTAGGTCAGGAGCTTGATAAAATCATTATCGGTTCAGTCATGCCTCTTGTACCTGGGTTGCTGATCACTAATGCAGTCAGGGATCTGATGGCAGGGCATTTGGTTTCAGGGTTGTCAAAAGGTGCAGAGGCGTTGTTGACGGCGTTCGCGATTGGTTCAGGGATAGCAGCTATCTTATCTTTCTTGTAG
- a CDS encoding MFS transporter: MKEPLWTSSFIKLMVGNLFVFMSFQMLIPTLPPYIKSIGASGTEIGLVTALFSIGAVLSRPFVGFMLEYKARKQLVLIGALMLLLITFLYPLSQVVVIFLAFRLLHGLAWGWSTTVNGTAAVDVIPNSRLGEGMGYYGLSITIGMIIAPSLGIFLFQVTSFENLVYISGALGVIALVLLGTVRYQTPEQVFNTKKEDLKFTYLGSLVEKSGWFPAMLTLLINLGYGTIVTFIVIFGEERGIDQIFLFYLCNAILASLSRPIAGKWFDQKGPIGLTILTISLTFAGMWVLSFAHSNLMIAFAGVLFGIGFGSLIPTLQSWTLSMTPPNRRGVANGMFFSSIDLGIGLSGLFFGILAQYIELGTLFQISSGFIVLALILTIIKGRRTKTVHQPNEAIS, encoded by the coding sequence ATTAAAGAACCACTATGGACCTCTTCGTTCATAAAACTAATGGTCGGGAATCTATTTGTTTTTATGTCATTCCAAATGCTGATTCCTACATTGCCGCCATATATAAAATCAATCGGTGCGAGCGGGACGGAAATTGGTCTTGTTACGGCCCTTTTCTCGATAGGGGCTGTGTTGAGCAGGCCGTTTGTCGGATTTATGCTTGAATACAAAGCTCGAAAACAGCTCGTCTTGATTGGTGCCCTTATGCTTCTATTGATCACTTTTTTATACCCGCTGTCCCAGGTGGTTGTGATTTTTCTAGCGTTCCGGCTGTTGCACGGTCTAGCCTGGGGATGGTCAACGACTGTTAACGGAACTGCAGCTGTGGATGTCATTCCAAATTCGCGTCTCGGCGAAGGAATGGGTTATTACGGCCTTTCAATCACAATTGGAATGATTATCGCACCAAGTCTGGGCATTTTCCTATTCCAGGTTACTTCCTTCGAAAATCTTGTATACATTTCTGGCGCGCTTGGTGTGATTGCTTTAGTGCTGCTTGGAACAGTTCGTTATCAAACACCTGAACAGGTTTTTAACACAAAGAAGGAAGACTTGAAGTTCACATATCTTGGTTCACTTGTGGAAAAATCGGGCTGGTTCCCGGCAATGTTGACATTGCTGATTAATCTTGGGTACGGCACGATTGTTACTTTCATCGTCATATTTGGCGAGGAACGAGGAATTGACCAGATTTTCTTATTTTATCTGTGTAATGCTATTCTTGCCTCACTATCCCGTCCGATTGCCGGCAAATGGTTTGACCAAAAAGGGCCAATAGGGCTTACGATTCTAACCATTTCTCTTACCTTTGCAGGTATGTGGGTGCTGTCATTTGCTCATTCCAATTTAATGATTGCTTTTGCTGGAGTATTATTTGGCATAGGATTCGGTTCATTGATTCCAACCTTGCAGTCATGGACATTATCGATGACACCGCCAAACCGCCGTGGAGTTGCAAATGGAATGTTTTTTTCATCCATTGACCTTGGGATTGGGTTAAGCGGACTGTTTTTTGGAATCCTTGCCCAGTATATTGAACTCGGGACTTTGTTCCAGATTTCCAGTGGATTCATCGTATTGGCATTGATTCTGACCATTATAAAAGGAAGACGTACAAAAACTGTTCATCAGCCTAATGAAGCTATTTCTTAA
- a CDS encoding DUF421 domain-containing protein, with protein sequence MDFTFIWQTAFLILSGILLLRIAGRKSISQMTLAQTVVMISLGTIIVQPIVQKSMWKAIAGAAIFIAAILILEYLQLKYNLFEKFITGKSKIIIQNGQLNIKNLKKLRLTVDQLEMRLRNKGIAKLEDIKLATIEPNGQLGYELQDDAKPLTVGEFKRMLNDYLPAMIMKLDEKPESVKPDIFDELNKSNAQNPKHLQ encoded by the coding sequence ATGGATTTCACTTTTATATGGCAAACCGCTTTTTTAATTTTATCAGGCATCCTATTATTGAGAATTGCAGGCAGGAAGTCTATATCGCAAATGACACTGGCACAAACAGTAGTCATGATTTCACTTGGGACAATCATAGTTCAGCCGATTGTGCAGAAGAGCATGTGGAAGGCAATCGCCGGGGCAGCTATATTTATTGCTGCGATCTTGATTCTGGAGTATTTGCAGCTTAAATATAATCTCTTTGAGAAGTTCATTACGGGGAAATCAAAAATTATCATTCAAAATGGGCAGCTGAATATAAAAAATTTGAAGAAGCTCCGGCTGACAGTTGACCAGTTGGAGATGAGATTAAGGAATAAAGGAATTGCGAAACTGGAAGATATTAAATTAGCTACAATTGAACCTAATGGACAGCTTGGATATGAGCTGCAGGATGATGCAAAACCACTCACGGTTGGGGAGTTTAAGAGGATGTTGAATGATTATCTCCCAGCAATGATCATGAAGTTGGACGAGAAGCCAGAGTCGGTAAAGCCTGACATTTTCGATGAACTCAATAAATCAAATGCACAAAATCCTAAACACCTCCAATGA